In Blastococcus saxobsidens DD2, the genomic stretch CTACGGCCCCGACATGCCGATGCCCGAGGGGACGGCGATGACGGTGAGCTTCACCCTGGACGGGCAGGAGTACGTCGCGCTCAACGGCGGCCCGCAGTTCCCGCACAGCGAGGCCATCTCCTTCCAGATCATGTGTGCCGACCAGGAGGAGGCCGACCACTACTGGGATCGGCTCACCGACGGCGGCGAGGAGAGCATGTGCGGCTGGCTCAAGGACCGCTTCGGCGTCTCCTGGCAGGTCGCCCCCACCGAGCTGATGAGCCTGCTGAGCGATCCAGAGCCCGGTCGCGCCCAGCGGGCCACCCAGGCGATGCTGCAGATGCGCCGCATCGACATCGCCGAGATCAAGCGGGCCGCCGACGCCGTCCCCACCTGACCGGAACGACGGAGCGTCGCGGTCGAGGCCCTCGTCGTCGTCGACAACGGGGCTGCCCTCATCCACGACCTCACCCGATCCAGGTCGTGCTCGTCCGTCTCGGTAGGCGCCCCTGTGCGGGCATCTGCACCGGGCGGGTCCTACGGTCTGCCCGATCAGTCCTACCCAGGGTGACATGCACGGTCCCGTATGACGTTCGCCTTGTAGGACAGGAATGCGGATCGGTGGGTCAGAACGCCACGACCGGGCGTACTGCTCCCCGTTCACGTCCCCCAACTGCTGGCAGTGGCCTGACCCGGACACTGCCCTCATCCATTACGACGTGGGCAGCTCGGGGACACGAACTGCGTGCGGGAAGCGCAGCGGCGACGTGTGGACCTGGAACGAGAGCGACGTGAACTGCTCCGACTGGCTCGCGGTCATGTGACTGGGGATCGGCGGTGGGATGGGACGCAGCATGCGCTTGTGCGGTTCGCCCGTCACCCAGACCCGCGCCTAACGCTGGTTACCCATCCTGGCCCGACCTTGCGGCAGTCGTACCGATAGACGATCCGCGGCGACGGCGCCCGGCGTCCGCGAGGCAACTCGGTAGCGTGCCGCGCATGCCCATCAAGATCGAAAACGTCGCCATCGCCGTCCGCGACCTCGAAGCCACGATCGGCTTCTTCACCGACCTCGGGCTGACCGTCCTCGGCCGTGACGAGGTGCGCGGTGAGTGGAGCGACACCGCCGTCGGCCTCGACGGCAACCACGCCAAGATCGCCATGCTCGGGACGCCGGACGGCAACGGTCGACTCGAGCTCTTCGAGTACATCCACCCCGACGCGATCGAGACGGAGCCCACGCTGCCGAACGAGATCGGGATGCACCGCGTCGCCTTCTCGGTCGACGATCTCGAGCACACCCTGCAGATAGCGGCGCGTCACGGTTGCCACCCCTTGCGCGGTGTGGCGACCTATGGGGATGTCTACAAGCTCACCTACGTCCGCGGGCCCAGCGGCATCATCGTGATGCTCGCTCAAGAGCTCAAGAAGAGCTGACAGCCCGTCGGCAGTCGCGCGGACGCATGCCCGTCCGGGGATCGTCCTGCGGGACAGTGCCAGCCCGACGGACGCCAACCTCAGCCGGCGTCGATGAACGGCACGTCGTAGTCGGCGATGCGGCGGTCGGCGGTGACGATCGTCAGCTGTTCGGAACGAGCCTGCGCGATGAGCAGCCGGTCGAACGGGTCACGATGGTGCAGCGGTAGATCCGCGACCGCGAGGCCATGAGTGGAGTCGAGGCGAAGGACCTGGAGGCCACTGCGCAGAACGTGTTCATGCAGGTTCCGCGGCACCGTCAGTTTGCCGATCGCCGCCTTCACGCCGATCTCCGCGAAGGAGACGACGCTGAACAACAGTTCCGTCGCCTGCTCGATCGCCTCCTGAGCGGTTCGAGAGACGCGTCGCGTTCCCCCCAGTTCCCAGAGCACGACGTGCGTGTCCAGCAACAGCCTCACGTCGGCTCGTCCAGCATGTCGTCGAGTTCGGCGTCGGTGAACTCGAAGTCGTCCGCCAGCGAGATGCGGCCGGCAAGGGCGCCACGGGCCGCGAAGAAGCGCGCCCCGGGCGATGAGGACCGGTCGATCCGCACCAGCCGCGCCACGGGGACGCCGTCGCGGGCGATCTCGACGTCCTCGCCGGCTTCGACCCGCGCGAGCAGCTTGGACAGATCCGTCTTGGCTTGGCCGACATTGACGAGCACGACCCAGATGCTAGCGCATCTTGGCCAAGGTTGGCCAAGCTCGTCGAGGAAGGTATTCCGGCGCGCGATCACGCGACCAGCGACAGTGGATCCAGGTTGGCGCAACGGGCAGTAGCCGGTGCCCGGAGTCGCCCGCCACTAGGCTCGCTGAGGTGCCGACCGAACCGACCGCGGAGCAGCTGCCCGCCCGCACCGCCGCCGTGTGGGCCGCGCTCGACCCGCTCGTCGGCGCCGGCACCCCGGTACGTGTGCTGGACGTCGGCGGCGGCAGCGGCATGTTCGCCGTGCCGCTGGCGCGCCTGGGCCACACCGTCACCGTCGTCGACCCGAGCGCAGACGCGCTCGCCACCCTCCACCGCCGTGCCCAGACCGCCGGTGTGGGGGAGCGGGTGCGCGGCGTCCAGGGCGACGGCGACCTGCTGCACGAGGTCCTCGCCGACGACGGCGGCTACGACCTCGCGCTGTGCCACTCGGTGCTCGAGGTCGTCGACGACCCCGCGGTCACCCTCCGGGAGATCTCCGGCGCCGTTCGGTCCGGCGGGCAGGTCAGCCTCGCCGTCGCCAACCGCGCCGGTGCGGTGCTCGCCCGCGCCCTCGCCGGCCACCCCGCCGATGCACTGGCGCTGCTGGCCGACCGGGGGCCGATCCCGGGCCGTCCGGTGCGCCGCCGGTTCACCCCGGACGCTCTGCTCGCCCTCGTCGACGGGGCCGGCCTGGACGCCGGCGCCTGGCGGGGCGTCTCGGTGGTCGCCGACCTGCTGGAAGCCGCCTCCGGCGCCGACCCGGCCGACGTCCGCGTCCTGGAGCTCGCGCTCGCCGGCGCCTCGCCCTACCGCGAGGTCGCCGCCGGCCTGCATCTGCTGGCCACCCGACCGTGACCCGGCCGGTCGACGACGCCGGGCTCCCGCCCGACCTGCACCGGCCGTCCTACGGTGCCGCCACCCTCGCCGACGTCCTGCCCGGTGTCGCCGCGGCGCTCGGCGCCCCTGTTCCGCGCGGGGACCTGCCGGTCGACCCGCTCGGCCTCACCACCGCGCTGCAGGGCGCACGCCGCGTCGCGGTGCTGCTCGTCGACGGCCTGGGCGCCGACCTGATCCGGGCGCACGCCGGGCTCGCGCCCACCCTGGCCGCGATGACTAGCCCGGCCGGCGAACTGCAGGCGCCCTGCCCCAGCACGACGCCGGTCAGCCTCACCACCCTCGGCACCGGGCTGCCGCCGGGCAGCCACGGGATCCTCGGGTTCATCACCGACGTGCCGGGGGAGGATCGCACCCTCAACCACACCCAGTGGGCCGACGACCCCGACCCGGCCGACTGGATGGCGCAGCCCACCGTCTTCCAGCGAGCCGCCGCCGACGGGGTGGCTGTCACGGCGGTCGGCCCCTGGGCCTACGCCGGCTCGGGGCTCACCGAGGCCGCCTACCGCGGCGCGAACTACACCGGCGCGGTCGGGCCGGGGGACCTCACCGCCCTGATGCGGACCGCGCTGGACGCCGGTCCCCGGGCGCTGGTCTACGGCTACCTGGCCGAGCTGGACCTGACCGGCCACGTCCGCGGCGTCGACTCGCCCAGCTGGCGCGCCCAGCTCGCGCTGGTCGACCGGATCGTCGAGCAGCTCGTCGACGAACTGCCCGACGACGCCGCGCTCCTGGTCACCGCCGACCACGGGATGCTCGACGTCCCCGCGCACACCCGGCTCGACCTCGACGACGAGCCGGACCTGGCCGACGGCGTGCGCCTGCTGGCCGGGGAGCCCCGGGCCCGCTACGTGCACGCCGAGCCCGGTGCGGCGGCCGACGTCCTGGACCGCTGGCGGGGCGTCCTCGGCGACCGCGCCTGGGTGGTCGGCCGCGACGAGGCCGTCGCCAGCGGTGTCTTCGGCGTGGTGGACGACGCACTGGCCGCGCGCATCGGCGACGTCGTCGCGCTGGCCCGGGGCAGCTGGGCGCTGATCAGCTCCCGGCACGAGCCCGGACCGAGCCGGCTGGCCGCCTACCACGGGTCGCTGACGGCGACCGAGCTGGCGATCCCGCTCCTGGCCGCCCGCGGTCGCGCGCTCACCTGAGGGCAGAAATGGCCAGCTCTGCCCTCAGGGGTCGGATCGGCGGGTGGCCAGCGCCAGGTGGTGCCAGGTGCGCACCCGCCCGGGCCGGACGGCCTGGCAGGTGAGGCGCACCGCTTCCGGTGCGGGCCGGCTCTCCACCGTGACGACGACGACCGACCCGGCCGTCCCGGCGAGCGTCACCTCCCACCGCTCGGCCTCCGCGCCGTCCGACTGCAGCGGGGTCACGCCGAGCGGGGCGAGGTCGTCGACGCCGAGCAGGCCGAGCTCCTCACGCGCGTAGTGCTGCGCCGCCTGCGCCGGGGCGGCGACCCCGGCCCGGCCGCGCAGCCAGGGCAGGGCGACCTGGCCGCGGTCGTGCGCGGCGACGACCAGACCGCCGTCGCCCGGCACCTGCCCGTAGTAGAAGCCGTAGGGCAGCACCAGCAGGTTCGCGGCGAACCGGTCACCGCCGAGATGGCTGCACTCCCAGACGTCGGCCGGCCCGGGCGTCGGCAGCGCGCGGGCCAGCGGCCGGCCCCGCAGGGCGCAGCAGGCGTCGTGCCCGCCGTGGGTGCAGACCAGGTACGTCTGCCCGGGCGCCGCTTCGCCGACCGAGCCGTCCCAGGGAGCGGTGAGCAGGTCGGCGTCGGACGACCGCACCGACCACCACAGCCCCTCCCGACCGGGGCGGCTGTCGGCGTAGCCCCACCGGCGGCCGGAGTCGGCCAGCCGGTCCCCGGGACGGCGGACCAGCAGCACCCGCACGCCCGCACGCGCGGCCCGCTCGGCGAGCAGCGGCGCGACCTCTGCGTCGAAGCGCGAGTCCAGCAGCGCCTGGCGGCCCCACGGCCCTGGCTGCTCGATCAGCAGCCAGCGGGACACCGGCGACGCCGTCGCGATGCTCGAGTCGGCGCGGGCCAGGGCCTGCACCGAGCAGCGGCTGCCGTCGAGGCGGCCGGGCGGACGGGCGGGGACGTCGGTGCGGCAGTTGTCCTCGCGTCCCGGGGAGGCCGGGTCGCTCACGCCCCCGACCGGGTCCGCTGCCGGATCACCGGTGCTCCCCGGTCGCGCCACCATGGGCCCCATCGTGCCCGCCGGCCGGGGAAGCAGACGCGGGGGCGTCCGCGGCGGTCGCATCCGGCACGGTCGCGATCGCGTCGGTGACGAGGCGGCGGGCCAGGGTGATCCGCTCGGCCGGGACCAGCCCCGGCAGGTCGCCGACCTTCAGCTCGCCGACGGCGAGCAGCTCGGCCAGCGCCGGCCGGACGTCCGCGGGAAAGGTGTGCGTGCGCCGGCCGGCGAGCAGCGTGATGCGGCCGTCGTCGCCGTCGCGCAGGGTGGCCCGCAGCCGCGCCCGCAGCCGCAGCACCGTGTCGGGCGTCAACGCCGCGGCCGCGGCCGACTGCGCCAGCGGCGCGACGGGTTCCGGTCGCACCTGGGCCCAGGTGCGGGCGCGCAGGCGGTCGGCGACCTCCGCCGGATCGACCCGGTCCAGCCACTCCCGCAGCCCGTCGACGACGGCGGCGACGTCGTCGGCCACCGCGTCGGGATCGGCGAGGTCGATCCCCAGGGGGAGCGACCCGCGCAGCGACCGGTCCTCGGCGGCCAGGGTGCGCACCAGGTCCAGCACCGACTCGGCGGCGGCCCAGCGGGTGACCGAGTGGATCCCGACGGTCAGGTGGGCGCTGATGGCGCCGAGCGCCTTGGCCGAGTGGAGATATCCGCGGGGCAGGTAGAGGGCGTCGCCCGGGCGCAGCACCGCGTCGATGACCGGCTCGCCCTCCGCGGCGGCGGCCACCTCGGCGCTCCGGTCGGTCCAGACCTGGGTGCGCAGCGGGTCGGGGAGCACCGGTTCGTGGATGGTCCAGTGCTTCTCGCCGGCCACCTGCAGCACGAACACGTCGTGCACGTCGTAGTGCGGGCTGAAGCCGCGGGAGGACGGCGGGGTGATGTAGGCGTTCACCTGGGTGGGGTGGCCGAGGTCGGCGGCCAGCTGGTCGGCGAACTCGATCAGCGGCGGCCAGAGCCGGTGCAGGCCCTGCAGCACGACGGTGCTTCCGTCGGCGAACAGCCGCAGGACCGCGTCGGAGGAGACCTGGTCGGCGATCTCGGCGCCTGCGCCGCCGGAGGTGGTGAACCGCTTGGCGTCGACGACGGCGCCGTCCTTGGCGATCCGCAGGAACGGCGTCCGCAGACCCCGGCGGGAGAGCAGCTCGTCGACCGCCGGCAGGTCCAGGAGGTCGGTGAAGGAGTTGCCGGTGTCCTCAGCCCGCGTGAGCAGCGGGCGGCGCGCCCAGTACCGGGCGCCGAAGAGCTCCGGTGCCATGTTCGTGCACCGCCGCAGGGCCGGGCGGAGCTGCTGCTCCACCCGGCCCTGCGCGGCCAGGTCCTCGGTCAGGCCGAACCGTCCGCACCGCCGTCGGCGCCACCGTCCGCGCCACCATCGGCACCACCGTCGGCGCCACCATCGGCACCGCCGTCGCCGCCATCGGCACCGCCGTCGGCGCCGCCATCGGCACCGCCGTCCCCGTTGCCGTACGCGGCACTGGGCGCGTTGCCCAGCGGAGGCGTGCCGGCGCCGCCGTCCGCACCGCCGTCGCCGGCGCCGCCGTCGGCGGGTCCTTCCGAGCTCACCCTGTCCTCGTCGTCGAGCGCCACTGGCTCCTCCGATCCGATCGACCGGGCCGCCGGACGGCGGCCCTGCGAGGCCTGCTGTACCTCGCCCACGGCCGGTCCACACGTCCGCGCCGGCCTCGGCGTTCGCGGCCGGCCGGCCGACGGGATGTCTCGATCCTGTTACGGCGGGCCGGCGTGTGTGGCGCGCCCGACATCGCGGGCATCCCTGTTCCCGGACCGGTGAGACCACGAACGATGAGAGGAGAAGGTCATGACCGAAGGTCGAGCACGTACCGAGGGCGGCTTCCAGGACGAGGGGATCCGCGAGGAGGCCGTGACCCGGGCGGAGCCGGTGGACGGTGCCACCCGCGCGGCGGCGGCCCCGCCGGTCTACCGCACGGAGGAGCGGGTCGAGCGGCCCACCGAGGTGTCCGTGGCACCGTCGCGACGCGACCGCGTCCGGTGGGGGCCGGTGTGGGCCGGCCTGGTGGTCGCGATGCCCACGTTCCTGTTGCTGCAGCTGGCCACCCTCGCGCTGGGCCTGTGGGAC encodes the following:
- a CDS encoding methyltransferase domain-containing protein, which encodes MPTEPTAEQLPARTAAVWAALDPLVGAGTPVRVLDVGGGSGMFAVPLARLGHTVTVVDPSADALATLHRRAQTAGVGERVRGVQGDGDLLHEVLADDGGYDLALCHSVLEVVDDPAVTLREISGAVRSGGQVSLAVANRAGAVLARALAGHPADALALLADRGPIPGRPVRRRFTPDALLALVDGAGLDAGAWRGVSVVADLLEAASGADPADVRVLELALAGASPYREVAAGLHLLATRP
- a CDS encoding alkaline phosphatase family protein is translated as MTRPVDDAGLPPDLHRPSYGAATLADVLPGVAAALGAPVPRGDLPVDPLGLTTALQGARRVAVLLVDGLGADLIRAHAGLAPTLAAMTSPAGELQAPCPSTTPVSLTTLGTGLPPGSHGILGFITDVPGEDRTLNHTQWADDPDPADWMAQPTVFQRAAADGVAVTAVGPWAYAGSGLTEAAYRGANYTGAVGPGDLTALMRTALDAGPRALVYGYLAELDLTGHVRGVDSPSWRAQLALVDRIVEQLVDELPDDAALLVTADHGMLDVPAHTRLDLDDEPDLADGVRLLAGEPRARYVHAEPGAAADVLDRWRGVLGDRAWVVGRDEAVASGVFGVVDDALAARIGDVVALARGSWALISSRHEPGPSRLAAYHGSLTATELAIPLLAARGRALT
- a CDS encoding VOC family protein, which gives rise to MPQQIPCLWFDGQAEEAAAHYTTIFPNSSIGEVSRYGPDMPMPEGTAMTVSFTLDGQEYVALNGGPQFPHSEAISFQIMCADQEEADHYWDRLTDGGEESMCGWLKDRFGVSWQVAPTELMSLLSDPEPGRAQRATQAMLQMRRIDIAEIKRAADAVPT
- a CDS encoding type II toxin-antitoxin system Phd/YefM family antitoxin, producing MIARRNTFLDELGQPWPRCASIWVVLVNVGQAKTDLSKLLARVEAGEDVEIARDGVPVARLVRIDRSSSPGARFFAARGALAGRISLADDFEFTDAELDDMLDEPT
- a CDS encoding cupin domain-containing protein; the encoded protein is MAPELFGARYWARRPLLTRAEDTGNSFTDLLDLPAVDELLSRRGLRTPFLRIAKDGAVVDAKRFTTSGGAGAEIADQVSSDAVLRLFADGSTVVLQGLHRLWPPLIEFADQLAADLGHPTQVNAYITPPSSRGFSPHYDVHDVFVLQVAGEKHWTIHEPVLPDPLRTQVWTDRSAEVAAAAEGEPVIDAVLRPGDALYLPRGYLHSAKALGAISAHLTVGIHSVTRWAAAESVLDLVRTLAAEDRSLRGSLPLGIDLADPDAVADDVAAVVDGLREWLDRVDPAEVADRLRARTWAQVRPEPVAPLAQSAAAAALTPDTVLRLRARLRATLRDGDDGRITLLAGRRTHTFPADVRPALAELLAVGELKVGDLPGLVPAERITLARRLVTDAIATVPDATAADAPASASPAGGHDGAHGGATGEHR
- a CDS encoding type II toxin-antitoxin system VapC family toxin, which encodes MRLLLDTHVVLWELGGTRRVSRTAQEAIEQATELLFSVVSFAEIGVKAAIGKLTVPRNLHEHVLRSGLQVLRLDSTHGLAVADLPLHHRDPFDRLLIAQARSEQLTIVTADRRIADYDVPFIDAG
- a CDS encoding BatC protein gives rise to the protein MGEVQQASQGRRPAARSIGSEEPVALDDEDRVSSEGPADGGAGDGGADGGAGTPPLGNAPSAAYGNGDGGADGGADGGADGGDGGADGGADGGADGGADGGADGGADGSA
- a CDS encoding sucrase ferredoxin, yielding MSDPASPGREDNCRTDVPARPPGRLDGSRCSVQALARADSSIATASPVSRWLLIEQPGPWGRQALLDSRFDAEVAPLLAERAARAGVRVLLVRRPGDRLADSGRRWGYADSRPGREGLWWSVRSSDADLLTAPWDGSVGEAAPGQTYLVCTHGGHDACCALRGRPLARALPTPGPADVWECSHLGGDRFAANLLVLPYGFYYGQVPGDGGLVVAAHDRGQVALPWLRGRAGVAAPAQAAQHYAREELGLLGVDDLAPLGVTPLQSDGAEAERWEVTLAGTAGSVVVVTVESRPAPEAVRLTCQAVRPGRVRTWHHLALATRRSDP
- a CDS encoding VOC family protein; this encodes MPIKIENVAIAVRDLEATIGFFTDLGLTVLGRDEVRGEWSDTAVGLDGNHAKIAMLGTPDGNGRLELFEYIHPDAIETEPTLPNEIGMHRVAFSVDDLEHTLQIAARHGCHPLRGVATYGDVYKLTYVRGPSGIIVMLAQELKKS